One Bacteriovorax sp. PP10 DNA segment encodes these proteins:
- the nusA gene encoding transcription termination factor NusA has protein sequence MNFSELGRMIETLGKDRGIDKRVVVRAIEQAFLVTARKKYGIQGEYETRYNDAEDEIEIYQYKNVVDAVKDPIIEITINEARNLDSEVEIGDQLGIRIENPNFTRVDVQTARQIIFQKVRDAEREILFSDFKHREGELVTGIARRYERGNVIVDLGKSDAILSRKEIIPGENFKTGDRIQAYLSEVVMTNRGPEIRLSRTSPMYLVKLFEVEVPEILDGNIEIKSAAREPGQRAKIAVYTSDREIDPVGACVGMKGSRVQNVVNELQGEKIDIVRWNADIETFARAALAPSEISNIQVDHSSYSMDVVVEEDQLSLAIGRRGQNVRLAAMLTGYKINIISKTKLQEKIKKAVISLMQIVSVSDARAQMMVQNGIMSIADLAAMDAEVLAGILSGNVADATQILKDTHDAIEQGTINLADDEEELVSASAVPAYKGLLDKHKEGEVDEKDKFSEAERRLREELAAFKLK, from the coding sequence ATGAATTTTTCAGAATTAGGAAGAATGATCGAAACTTTAGGAAAGGACCGCGGGATTGATAAACGCGTTGTCGTGCGTGCTATTGAGCAAGCTTTCCTTGTAACTGCAAGAAAGAAATACGGTATTCAAGGTGAATACGAAACACGTTATAATGACGCTGAAGACGAAATCGAAATCTACCAATACAAAAACGTTGTAGACGCTGTAAAAGATCCGATTATCGAAATCACAATCAATGAAGCTAGAAATCTTGATAGCGAAGTTGAAATTGGTGACCAATTAGGGATTCGTATCGAAAACCCTAACTTCACACGTGTTGACGTCCAAACTGCTCGTCAGATTATTTTCCAAAAAGTAAGAGACGCAGAAAGAGAAATTTTATTTTCTGATTTCAAACACAGAGAAGGAGAACTGGTAACAGGGATCGCTCGTCGTTATGAAAGAGGAAATGTTATTGTTGACCTTGGTAAATCTGATGCGATTTTATCTCGTAAAGAAATTATCCCAGGGGAAAACTTCAAAACTGGTGACAGAATTCAAGCTTACTTATCTGAAGTTGTAATGACTAACAGAGGGCCGGAAATTCGTTTATCAAGAACATCACCAATGTACCTTGTTAAATTATTCGAAGTTGAAGTTCCAGAAATCCTAGATGGAAACATCGAAATCAAATCTGCTGCAAGAGAGCCAGGACAACGCGCGAAAATCGCGGTGTACACATCTGATCGCGAAATCGATCCGGTTGGAGCTTGCGTTGGTATGAAAGGGTCTCGCGTACAAAACGTTGTAAACGAACTTCAAGGTGAAAAAATCGATATCGTTCGTTGGAACGCTGATATTGAAACTTTTGCAAGAGCAGCACTTGCTCCTTCAGAAATTTCAAACATCCAGGTTGATCACTCTAGCTACTCAATGGATGTAGTAGTTGAAGAAGATCAATTAAGTTTAGCAATCGGAAGACGCGGACAAAACGTTCGTTTAGCTGCGATGTTAACTGGATACAAAATCAACATCATCTCTAAAACTAAACTTCAAGAAAAAATTAAAAAGGCCGTTATCAGCCTTATGCAAATTGTTTCTGTTTCGGATGCCCGCGCTCAAATGATGGTTCAAAATGGAATCATGTCTATTGCTGATTTAGCTGCAATGGACGCTGAAGTGTTAGCTGGAATCCTAAGTGGAAATGTTGCTGATGCAACTCAAATCTTGAAAGACACTCACGACGCAATCGAGCAAGGAACAATCAATCTTGCTGACGATGAAGAAGAATTAGTTTCTGCTTCTGCGGTACCTGCTTATAAAGGTCTCCTTGATAAGCATAAAGAAGGTGAAGTGGATGAAAAAG
- a CDS encoding ribosome maturation factor RimP — protein MVLKGPRQGMELKFFDLTTKILSENNLELYEMEWNSSSGNLVVYVVNPETKTAVLEDCVKVDRGFTPYMETETWIPDNFTLEVSSPGIYRILTTVKHFKDVEGQEVLLHLITKIDEAKYPDFPKALRNNLKLKAKLVSASETGVVVDAKGSIIDIPYEQIKKANLETDISKYNAE, from the coding sequence ATGGTTCTTAAGGGCCCACGTCAGGGAATGGAATTAAAATTTTTTGATCTAACGACAAAAATTTTAAGCGAAAACAATTTAGAACTTTATGAGATGGAGTGGAATTCTTCATCGGGGAATCTGGTTGTATACGTAGTAAATCCTGAGACGAAAACGGCGGTTCTTGAAGACTGTGTAAAAGTAGACCGTGGGTTTACTCCTTATATGGAAACTGAAACTTGGATACCGGACAACTTCACATTAGAAGTTTCTTCACCAGGGATTTATAGAATTCTTACGACTGTAAAACATTTTAAAGATGTTGAAGGCCAAGAGGTTCTGCTTCACTTAATCACAAAAATTGATGAAGCAAAATATCCGGATTTTCCAAAGGCCCTTCGCAATAATTTAAAACTAAAAGCGAAGCTAGTGAGTGCATCTGAAACTGGAGTTGTGGTTGATGCTAAAGGCTCAATCATTGATATTCCTTACGAGCAGATTAAAAAAGCAAATTTAGAAACAGATATTAGTAAATATAACGCTGAATAA
- a CDS encoding GNAT family N-acetyltransferase, whose protein sequence is MSQKYIVIDKTSALEADVLFVLKDLDLKHFPTPWDSASWDQVFSEGAERFILVDQRDGLIPGFVLFDLNVVDSFAHLLKILVNPDNRGFKIGKNLLNEAIRVLKERGIRTFFLEVEEENIVARNLYESMGLKVIHKKKHFYSNGGTAIIMTLEV, encoded by the coding sequence ATGTCACAAAAATATATTGTTATAGATAAAACATCCGCTCTTGAAGCGGATGTTTTATTTGTGCTCAAAGATCTAGATCTGAAGCACTTTCCGACGCCATGGGACTCTGCGTCTTGGGACCAGGTTTTCTCAGAAGGGGCCGAGCGCTTCATTTTAGTTGATCAGCGAGATGGATTAATCCCAGGTTTTGTTCTTTTTGACCTTAATGTCGTAGATTCCTTTGCTCATTTGCTTAAAATCCTGGTGAATCCTGATAATCGTGGGTTTAAAATCGGGAAAAATTTATTAAATGAAGCAATTAGGGTTTTGAAGGAGCGCGGCATTCGAACTTTTTTTCTGGAAGTGGAAGAAGAGAATATTGTCGCCCGCAATCTCTATGAGAGTATGGGCCTTAAAGTCATTCACAAAAAGAAGCATTTCTATAGCAACGGCGGCACGGCAATCATCATGACGCTCGAGGTATGA
- a CDS encoding winged helix-turn-helix domain-containing protein, with the protein MVTSQDLGLSVGTNPNEITPYIGLLEDDVKLDQVVTKTAVARSYYQLGKVYYDKADLVSADESFVKALTFADPVADGFSVLKTYGFLIRIASEKLEDAKAQKYINESEKLMDALSRTLPTLSAEFFYNLGVVKNYSGNFEEAKTNFELAYKKSSEENEPELLSKCLLSLATNAFYRKDLELSLRYLDQLNDLLKIIKKFYLSGAMYTYYAKIFIEMNENDKALNYYKLANEYLQSKKCWNLYGYILFGKATALKKAGNFDDALNMFHLAQESIDTTIFRRLNHLIEAEIDDVNDSTVDLYLDRTNRKIVERSLGTIDFKHRFVLLEILFLLSKNPGTYFDKEQLAKMIWKDEYNPLIHDKLIYTSVSRLRKLIEPTDADSKRKYIIRGKDGYTFNPLAKIRFHMEVKTNSERSIGNVDLSSPV; encoded by the coding sequence ATGGTAACGAGTCAAGATTTAGGTCTTTCAGTTGGTACAAACCCCAATGAAATCACACCTTATATTGGTCTTTTAGAAGACGATGTAAAGCTTGATCAAGTCGTAACAAAAACTGCGGTTGCCAGGTCGTATTATCAGCTTGGAAAAGTGTATTATGATAAGGCCGATTTAGTAAGTGCTGACGAATCTTTCGTGAAGGCCCTTACATTTGCAGATCCAGTCGCTGACGGGTTTTCAGTACTTAAGACCTATGGGTTCCTTATCCGTATAGCGTCAGAAAAACTTGAAGACGCCAAAGCTCAAAAATATATTAATGAAAGTGAAAAGCTGATGGACGCTCTTTCGAGAACGCTGCCTACACTTTCAGCTGAATTCTTCTACAACCTTGGGGTTGTGAAAAATTATAGCGGTAACTTTGAAGAAGCTAAGACCAACTTTGAACTAGCTTACAAAAAATCAAGCGAAGAAAACGAGCCAGAACTTCTTTCTAAATGTCTGCTTTCTCTAGCAACGAACGCGTTCTACAGAAAAGATTTAGAATTATCTCTAAGATACTTAGACCAATTAAATGACCTTCTAAAGATCATTAAAAAATTCTACCTATCTGGAGCAATGTACACGTATTACGCAAAAATCTTTATCGAAATGAATGAAAACGATAAAGCGCTTAACTACTACAAGCTTGCTAACGAATATCTTCAGTCGAAAAAATGCTGGAACCTATATGGTTACATCCTTTTTGGAAAAGCGACGGCCCTTAAAAAAGCTGGAAACTTTGACGACGCTCTAAATATGTTCCACCTTGCTCAAGAGTCGATCGACACGACAATTTTCAGAAGATTAAATCATTTAATCGAAGCGGAAATTGATGATGTTAATGATTCAACAGTGGATCTTTATTTAGACCGCACAAACAGAAAAATTGTTGAAAGATCATTGGGAACAATCGATTTCAAACACAGATTCGTTCTGCTTGAAATCCTTTTCCTTCTATCTAAAAATCCTGGAACATACTTCGATAAAGAGCAACTTGCTAAGATGATCTGGAAAGATGAGTACAACCCATTAATCCACGATAAACTTATCTATACTTCTGTATCTCGTTTAAGAAAATTGATCGAGCCAACAGATGCTGATTCAAAACGTAAGTACATTATCCGTGGAAAAGATGGTTATACATTTAACCCTCTTGCAAAAATCCGCTTCCACATGGAAGTGAAAACAAACTCTGAGCGCTCAATCGGAAACGTTGATTTAAGCTCTCCTGTTTAG
- the thrS gene encoding threonine--tRNA ligase: MAKYDLDTIRHSTAHLMAQAVDRIYKSHNPQFGIGPVIENGFYYDIDLDVKIADEDLEKIEKVMQEIIDEKLAIKRMVFSRDEAVEFWKKKNQPLKVEVVSGIPADQEISLYEQGEFVDLCRGPHVENTGHLPKFFKLLHTAGAYWKGDSNNKMLQRIYAVSFNTKKQLEDHMIFLEEAKKRDHRKLGKEQELFHFESVAPASPFFMPKGTTVYNELVAFMRRIYVKYGYDEVITPMLLDSDLWHTSGHYAHYKENMYFSQVDKREFALKPMNCPCHMLMFKHYKYSYRDLPMRYADFGRLHRYESAGAVAGLTRVRSFCQDDAHIFISLEGIQEEIIKLMEMFFICYDHFGFKQIKIGLSTRPESKAGDDATWDVAEAALQGALDKTGHPYHINAGDGAFYGPKIDIQIADAIGRWHQLGTIQLDFQLPDRFDLKYTNEEGKDVRPVVIHRALLGSLERFIGVYLEHIAGIFPFWLSPEQATIVPVSNEKHTEYCRTLAKELRDMGFRVKVDERNETMGYKTRQIQQSKVPFMIVIGDREMENKAANIRAYGEQATKSLTIVELKEYFTKLNLERVPEKLR, translated from the coding sequence ATGGCCAAATACGATCTAGACACTATTCGTCACTCTACAGCTCACTTAATGGCCCAAGCGGTAGACCGTATCTACAAGTCTCACAACCCACAATTTGGTATTGGACCCGTTATCGAAAACGGCTTCTATTATGATATCGATCTTGATGTAAAAATTGCAGATGAAGATCTAGAGAAGATCGAAAAAGTTATGCAAGAAATTATCGATGAAAAACTAGCAATCAAAAGAATGGTTTTCTCTCGTGATGAAGCTGTTGAATTCTGGAAAAAGAAAAACCAGCCGTTAAAAGTTGAAGTGGTTTCAGGGATCCCTGCTGACCAGGAAATCTCTTTATATGAGCAAGGTGAATTCGTTGACCTTTGCCGTGGCCCTCACGTTGAGAACACAGGACATCTTCCAAAATTCTTTAAGTTACTTCACACTGCTGGAGCTTACTGGAAGGGAGACTCAAACAATAAAATGCTACAACGTATTTACGCTGTAAGTTTCAATACAAAAAAACAACTTGAAGATCACATGATCTTTTTAGAAGAAGCAAAAAAGCGCGACCACAGAAAGCTAGGAAAGGAACAAGAACTTTTCCACTTTGAGTCTGTAGCTCCTGCTTCGCCTTTTTTCATGCCAAAAGGAACAACGGTTTATAACGAGCTGGTTGCTTTCATGAGAAGAATTTATGTGAAGTACGGTTACGATGAAGTTATCACGCCAATGCTTCTGGACTCAGACTTATGGCATACATCAGGTCACTACGCTCACTACAAAGAAAATATGTATTTCTCTCAGGTAGATAAGCGCGAGTTCGCACTAAAGCCAATGAACTGTCCGTGCCACATGCTTATGTTTAAGCATTACAAATACTCTTACCGCGATCTACCTATGAGATACGCTGACTTCGGTCGCCTTCATAGATACGAAAGTGCTGGAGCTGTAGCAGGATTAACTCGCGTTCGTTCATTCTGCCAGGACGATGCCCATATCTTTATCTCTCTTGAAGGAATTCAAGAAGAGATCATCAAACTTATGGAAATGTTCTTTATTTGTTACGACCACTTTGGTTTCAAGCAAATTAAAATCGGTCTATCGACTCGCCCGGAATCAAAAGCTGGTGACGATGCAACTTGGGATGTAGCTGAAGCTGCTCTTCAAGGCGCTCTAGATAAAACAGGACACCCGTACCACATCAACGCTGGTGACGGTGCTTTCTACGGTCCAAAAATCGACATTCAAATCGCGGACGCTATCGGAAGATGGCATCAGCTTGGAACGATTCAGTTGGATTTCCAACTTCCAGATCGTTTTGACTTAAAATACACAAACGAAGAAGGAAAAGACGTGCGTCCGGTTGTTATCCACAGAGCTCTTCTTGGATCTCTTGAGAGATTCATCGGAGTTTACCTGGAGCACATCGCAGGGATCTTCCCTTTCTGGCTTTCTCCTGAGCAAGCGACAATCGTTCCTGTATCAAATGAAAAACACACTGAGTACTGTCGTACACTTGCAAAAGAATTACGCGACATGGGCTTCAGAGTGAAAGTTGATGAGAGAAACGAGACGATGGGATACAAAACTCGTCAGATCCAGCAATCGAAAGTTCCTTTCATGATTGTTATTGGTGACAGAGAGATGGAAAACAAAGCGGCCAACATCCGTGCTTACGGTGAACAGGCAACAAAGTCGCTTACAATCGTTGAACTAAAAGAATACTTTACGAAATTAAACCTAGAGAGAGTTCCTGAAAAACTTAGATAG
- a CDS encoding D-alanine--D-alanine ligase has product MSKKNILLLCGGSGTEHEVSVVSAKFLEKNLKEIGLYNVIKVEIGKPKTNDKTFRLVNADGSLGEAVEINSHRQLVGAKTKEDIHYVVPCIHGPPGETGEIQTYLELISLPYFGCGPEASLICFNKVTSKLWFNALDIPNTPFEFLTSIEDAPKAHKLFDTHGSVFVKAASQGSSVGCYPVSKKSDLDAALKNAFTFSEYVLVEKMVTARELEISTYEFEGKVHASVPGEINCPTAFYSYDEKYDPNSKTTTEVVAPNLSTETIELMRGYAIKTFKALKLRHQSRIDFFYTDKGEIYLNEINTFPGATPISMFPKMMENNGHSYLKFISDIVQKNIL; this is encoded by the coding sequence ATGAGCAAAAAAAATATTCTTCTACTATGTGGTGGAAGTGGTACTGAACATGAAGTTTCTGTGGTGTCGGCAAAGTTCTTGGAAAAGAACCTAAAAGAGATCGGCCTTTATAACGTCATCAAAGTTGAAATTGGGAAACCAAAAACAAATGATAAAACTTTTCGCCTAGTGAACGCAGATGGTTCTCTAGGTGAAGCAGTTGAAATAAATTCTCACCGCCAGTTAGTTGGCGCAAAAACCAAAGAAGACATTCACTACGTGGTTCCATGTATCCACGGGCCTCCGGGAGAGACTGGAGAGATTCAAACTTATTTAGAGTTGATCTCACTTCCCTATTTTGGATGCGGGCCTGAAGCAAGTTTAATTTGTTTTAACAAAGTAACTTCTAAACTATGGTTCAATGCTCTTGATATCCCTAACACTCCCTTTGAATTTTTAACGAGCATTGAAGACGCTCCGAAAGCTCATAAACTTTTTGATACTCACGGTAGTGTTTTCGTTAAGGCCGCTTCTCAAGGCTCAAGTGTTGGATGTTACCCGGTATCTAAGAAATCAGATTTAGATGCTGCACTTAAAAATGCTTTCACATTCTCTGAATATGTTTTAGTTGAAAAAATGGTGACAGCTCGTGAGCTTGAAATTTCAACTTACGAATTTGAAGGAAAGGTTCACGCAAGTGTCCCGGGCGAAATCAACTGCCCTACGGCCTTCTACTCTTACGATGAAAAATACGATCCAAACTCAAAAACGACAACTGAAGTCGTCGCCCCTAATCTTTCTACTGAAACAATAGAACTGATGCGTGGGTATGCGATCAAGACGTTTAAAGCGCTTAAGCTACGTCATCAGTCGCGTATTGATTTTTTCTACACAGACAAAGGTGAAATCTATTTAAATGAGATCAACACTTTTCCTGGGGCAACACCGATTTCGATGTTTCCTAAAATGATGGAAAACAACGGACACTCGTACTTAAAATTTATCAGCGATATTGTACAAAAAAATATACTTTAA